The Streptomyces sp. NBC_01276 genome contains the following window.
CCATCCCTCTCCCCGCTCAGTGGCGGGACGGGTGCGGTGCGGGGACCTACGGCGTAGTAAGTCGATTAGGGCGGCGGACGCCCAACCCCACAAGCCTACGGCATGCGGAGCTGGGCACCCACCGACCAGATGCTTACCGAGAGTCTCTGGAACTTCCCAAGTCCTTGCGGACCAGGGGGAGTTACCAGGAGCTCTTGGTCACGCCCGGCAGCTCGCCACGGTGAGCCATCTCACGAAGGCAGACGCGGCACAGGCCGAACTTGCGGTACACGGAGTGGGGACGACCGCAGCGCTGGCAGCGGGTGTACGCACGCACACCGAACTTGGGCTTGCGGGCAGCCTTCGCGATGAGAGCCTTCTTCGCCATCTCGCTTACGCCTCCTTGAAGGGGAAGCCGAGGTGACGAAGGAGCGCGCGGCCCTCAGCGTCGTTGGTCGCCGTGGTGACCACGGTGATGTCCATACCCCGGGTACGGTCGATCTTGTCCTGGTCGATCTCGTGGAACATGACCTGCTCCGTGAGACCGAAGGTGTAGTTGCCACGGCCGTCGAACTGCTTCGGCGACAGACCACGGAAGTCACGGATACGCGGCAGCGCGAGCGACAGCGTACGGTCCAGGAACTCCCACATGCGGTCACCACGGAGGGTGACGTGGCAGCCGATCGGCTGACCCTCACGCAGCTTGAACTGCGCGATGGACTTGCGGGCCTTCGTGACGGCCGGCTTCTGACCGGTGATCGTCGTCAGGTCGCGGATGGCGCCGTCGATCAGCTTGGAGTCGCGGGCGGCGTCGCCCACACCCATGTTGACCACGATCTTCACGAGGCCGGGGATCTGCATGACGTTCTCGTAGGAGAACTCCTCACGCAGCTTGCCCGCGATGTCCTCGCGGTACTTCGTCTTGAGACGCGGAGTGGTAGCCATCAGATGTCCTCACCCGTCCGCTTGGCAACGCGGATCTTGTTGCCCTCGTCGTCGAAGCGGAAACCGACGCGGGTGACGACCTTCTGGCCGTCCTTCTCCACGACCAGCTGAACGTTGCTGACGTGGATCGGCGCCTCGGTGATCACGATGCCACCGGTCTGCGAGCCACCAGCGGTCTGGCCGGCCTTGGTGTGCTTCTTGACCCGGTTGACACCCTCGACGAGGACGCGGTCGTTGGCGGGGAAGGCCGCGATGACCTTGCCCTGCTTGCCCTTGTCCTTACCGGTGATGACCTGGACCAGGTCGCCCTTCTTGATCTTCATGCTTACAGCACCTCCGGCGCGAGCGAGATGATCTTCATGAACTTCTTCTCGCGCAGCTCACGGCCGACGGGGCCGAAGATACGGGTGCCACGAGGGTCGCCGTCGTTCTTCAGAATGACGGCGGCGTTCTCGTCGAAGCGGATGTACGAGCCGTCCTGGCGGCGGCGCTCCTTGACGGTGCGAACGATGACCGCCTTGACGACGTCACCCTTCTTCACGTTGCCACCGGGGATCGCATCCTTGACGGTGGCGACGATGACGTCACCGATGCCCGCGTAGCGGCGACCGGAGCCACCGAGAACACGGATGCAAAGGATCTCCTTGGCACCAGTGTTGTCGGCGACACGCAGTCGCGACTCCTGCTGGATCACGTCTATCTCCTGTTTGTCTGCCGGTTCCCGGCCGGGGCTTCAGAGAAGCCCCGACCGAGCCTGGCGGAACGAACTTGAAGGGTTACCCCTTCAAGAAATTACTTGGCCTTCTCGAGGATCTCGACGATGCGCCAGCGCTTGCTCGCCGACAGCGGACGCGTCTCCATGATGAGGACGCGGTCGCCGACGCCGGCAGCGTTCTGCTCGTCGTGAGCCTTGAGCTTGTTCGTACGGCGGATGACCTTGCCGTACAGCGCGTGCTTGACGCGGTCCTCGACGGCGACGACGACGGTCTTGTCCATCTTGTCGCTGACGACGAGACCCTCACGGGTCTTGCGGAAGCCGCGCTCGTTCGTCTCAGTCACGTTCTTCTCGCTCATCAGGCGCTCTCCACCGTCTCGATACCGAGCTCACGCTCGTGCATCAGGGTGTAGATGCGAGCGATGTCCTTACGGACGGACTTGAGCCGGCCGTTGTTCTCCAGCTGACCCGTGGCCGCCTGGAAGCGGAGCTTGAACAGCTCCTCCTTGGCCTCGCGCAGCTTGCCAACGAGCTCCTCGTTGCCGAGCTCACGCAGCTCGGACGCCTTGGTTCCCGTCGCCATCACGACTCACCTGCCTCGCGCCGAACAATCCGGCACTTCATCGGAAGCTTGTGAGCAGCGCGGGTGAGCGCCTCACGAGCAATCTTCTCGTTCGGGTAGGACAGCTCGAACATGACCCGGCCCGGGTGCACGTTCGCGATCCACCACTCGGGAGAACCCTTACCGGAACCCATGCGGGTTTCGGCCGGCTTCTTCGTCAGCGGACGGTCCGGGTAGATGTTGATCCAGACCTTGCCGCCACGCTTGATGTGGCGGGTCATCGCGATACGAGCCGCCTCGATCTGGCGGTTCGTGACATAGGCGGGGGTGAGCGCCTGGATACCGTACTCGCCGAACGAGACCTCAGTACCGCCCTTGGCCATACCGCGGCGCTTCGGGTGGTGCTGCTTACGGTGCTTGACCCTACGAGGGATCAGCATGTCGGTCAGGCCTCCGTTCCGGTGCTCTCAGCCGGAGCGGCGGCGGGAGCGTCGGCCTTGGGGGCCTCGGCACCAGCAGCCTGCTGCGGCTTGCGGCCACCACGGCCGCCGCGCTCGCCACCACGGCCACCACGGCCGGCGGGACGGTCGCCAGCGCCGGCACCACGGGCCGGGCGGTTACCCGCACGGGCCGCAGCGTTCTCGGCGCGAACCTCGGCGATGTTCTTGACGTCGCCCTTGTAGATCCAGACCTTCACACCGATACGGCCGAAGGTGGTCTTGGCCTCGAAGAAGCCGTAGTCCACGTTCGCGCGCAGCGTGTGCAGCGGCACACGACCCTCGCGGTAGAACTCGGAGCGGGACATCTCGGCGCCGCCGAGGCGACCGCCGCACTGGATCTTGATGCCCTTGGCGCCGGCCTTCATCGTGCCCTGCATGCTCTTGCGCATGGCACGACGGAAGGAGACGCGGGAGGAGAGCTGCTCGGCAACGGCCTGGGCAACCAGCTGAGCGTCGAGCTCGGGGTTCTTGACCTCGAGGATGTTCAGCTGGACCTGCTTGCCCGTGAGCTTCTCGAGGTCACCGCGGATGCGGTCGGCCTCGGCGCCACGGCGGCCGATGACGATGCCCGGACGAGCGGTGTGGATGTCCACACGCACGCGGTCACGGGTGCGCTCGATCTCAACCTTCGAGATGCCGGCGCGCTCCATGCCGGACGTCATCATCCGACGGATGGCGACGTCTTCCTTGACGTAGTCCTTGTACAGCTTGTCGGCGTACCAACGCGACTTGAAGTCGGTGGTGATGCCGAGCCGGAACCCGTGCGGGTTTACCTTCTGGCCCATTACCGGGAACCTTCCTTGCTGCTGACGACCACGGTGATGTGGCTGGTCCGCTTGCGGATCCGGTAGGCACGGCCCTGGGCACGCGGACGGAACCGCTTCAGGGTCGGGCCCTCGTCCACGTACGCCTCGCTGATGACCAGCGTGGAGGCGTCCGGGTGGTTGTAGTTGTGTGCGGCGTTGGCAATGGCGCTGTCAAGCACCTTGCCGACCGGCACGCTCGCGGCCTGCGGGGCGAAACGCAGGACCGCCTGAGCCTCCGTGGCATCCATGCCACGGATAAGGTCCACCACTCGGCGGGCCTTCATGGGCGTGACGCGGATGTACCGCGCCTGGGCCCTGGCTTCCATGGTTGTCCCTTCGGTGTAAGTCATAGTCGTAACCACCCCGCCTTTAGCGGCGCTTCGACTTCCGGTCGTCCTTGACGTGGCCGCGGAAGGTGCGAGTCGGCGAGAACTCGCCGAGCTTGTGGCCGACCATCGACTCGGTGACGAACACCGGGACGTGGGTCTTGCCGTTGTGCACCGCGATGGTGTGACCCAGCATGCTGGGGATGATCATCGAGCGACGGGACCAGGTCTTGATGACGTTCTTGGTGCCGGCTTCGTTCTGGACGTCCACCTTCTTTACGAGGTGGTCGTCGACGAAGGGCCCCTTCTTGAGACTGCGCGGCATCTAAACCCGCTCCTAGCGCTTCTTGTTCGTCTTGCGGCGGCGGACGATGTACTTGCTCGAAGCCTTCTTCGGCGAGCGAGTACG
Protein-coding sequences here:
- a CDS encoding type Z 30S ribosomal protein S14, with protein sequence MAKKALIAKAARKPKFGVRAYTRCQRCGRPHSVYRKFGLCRVCLREMAHRGELPGVTKSSW
- the rplE gene encoding 50S ribosomal protein L5 codes for the protein MATTPRLKTKYREDIAGKLREEFSYENVMQIPGLVKIVVNMGVGDAARDSKLIDGAIRDLTTITGQKPAVTKARKSIAQFKLREGQPIGCHVTLRGDRMWEFLDRTLSLALPRIRDFRGLSPKQFDGRGNYTFGLTEQVMFHEIDQDKIDRTRGMDITVVTTATNDAEGRALLRHLGFPFKEA
- the rplX gene encoding 50S ribosomal protein L24, with translation MKIKKGDLVQVITGKDKGKQGKVIAAFPANDRVLVEGVNRVKKHTKAGQTAGGSQTGGIVITEAPIHVSNVQLVVEKDGQKVVTRVGFRFDDEGNKIRVAKRTGEDI
- the rplN gene encoding 50S ribosomal protein L14, translating into MIQQESRLRVADNTGAKEILCIRVLGGSGRRYAGIGDVIVATVKDAIPGGNVKKGDVVKAVIVRTVKERRRQDGSYIRFDENAAVILKNDGDPRGTRIFGPVGRELREKKFMKIISLAPEVL
- the rpsQ gene encoding 30S ribosomal protein S17, which translates into the protein MSEKNVTETNERGFRKTREGLVVSDKMDKTVVVAVEDRVKHALYGKVIRRTNKLKAHDEQNAAGVGDRVLIMETRPLSASKRWRIVEILEKAK
- the rpmC gene encoding 50S ribosomal protein L29, with translation MATGTKASELRELGNEELVGKLREAKEELFKLRFQAATGQLENNGRLKSVRKDIARIYTLMHERELGIETVESA
- the rplP gene encoding 50S ribosomal protein L16 yields the protein MLIPRRVKHRKQHHPKRRGMAKGGTEVSFGEYGIQALTPAYVTNRQIEAARIAMTRHIKRGGKVWINIYPDRPLTKKPAETRMGSGKGSPEWWIANVHPGRVMFELSYPNEKIAREALTRAAHKLPMKCRIVRREAGES
- the rpsC gene encoding 30S ribosomal protein S3, whose amino-acid sequence is MGQKVNPHGFRLGITTDFKSRWYADKLYKDYVKEDVAIRRMMTSGMERAGISKVEIERTRDRVRVDIHTARPGIVIGRRGAEADRIRGDLEKLTGKQVQLNILEVKNPELDAQLVAQAVAEQLSSRVSFRRAMRKSMQGTMKAGAKGIKIQCGGRLGGAEMSRSEFYREGRVPLHTLRANVDYGFFEAKTTFGRIGVKVWIYKGDVKNIAEVRAENAAARAGNRPARGAGAGDRPAGRGGRGGERGGRGGRKPQQAAGAEAPKADAPAAAPAESTGTEA
- the rplV gene encoding 50S ribosomal protein L22 → MEARAQARYIRVTPMKARRVVDLIRGMDATEAQAVLRFAPQAASVPVGKVLDSAIANAAHNYNHPDASTLVISEAYVDEGPTLKRFRPRAQGRAYRIRKRTSHITVVVSSKEGSR
- the rpsS gene encoding 30S ribosomal protein S19, which gives rise to MPRSLKKGPFVDDHLVKKVDVQNEAGTKNVIKTWSRRSMIIPSMLGHTIAVHNGKTHVPVFVTESMVGHKLGEFSPTRTFRGHVKDDRKSKRR